From a single Miscanthus floridulus cultivar M001 chromosome 8, ASM1932011v1, whole genome shotgun sequence genomic region:
- the LOC136468972 gene encoding uncharacterized protein, with protein MPLGQIYLPVTFGDPSNYRTKTLTSEVVGFLETFHAILRRPCDAKFMAVPNYTHLKLKILGPGGVITVGTSFQRTYECEVECCGHAATIVASGELAAMKEVTEEAPDTKKLTGSFEPTEGSKEVLIDPDSFEDKMVRIGTTLSSE; from the coding sequence atgccacttgggcagatctatctgcccgttacctttggggatccatcTAATTATAGGACGAAAACCCTCACCtccgaggtggtcgggttcctcgaaaccttccacgccatcctgagACGTCCATGCGACGCAAAGtttatggccgtccccaactatacacaCCTCAAGCTAAAAATACTGGGCCccggtggggtcatcaccgtcggcacctccttccagcgcacctatgagtgcgaggtcgagtgctgcggtcaCGCCGCAACAATCGTCGCCTCCGGAGAGCTCGCCGCCatgaaggaggtcaccgaagaagcgcctGACACCAAGAAGTTGACCGGGTCTTTCGAACCGACGGAgggctccaaagaggtcctcatagatcccgacAGCTTCGAGGACAAAATggtgcgcattggtaccacgctttcctccgaatag
- the LOC136471834 gene encoding BTB/POZ and MATH domain-containing protein 2-like, translating to MGSEPKRTESSHTTEEETGTHLFKIIGYTLKKGRGVGNSIRSGIFTVGGYDWAIRFYPDGSTEATKDSVVVSLVLVSKNAEVRASYDLSFVNQTTGLPETVYRETTFRVFNSCNGNCFTPRIVISKRNKLECKSAGYIVDDCLKIECTVTVVKESWVETTGEFEIEVPDTDLPEHFGKLLSEKEGADVTFCVTFCVGGETFPAHKIVLATRSPVFKAQLYGQMKESRAHNITVDDMQPDVFKALLKFIYTDELSFEWDDLHNEDEYCEIVKLLLVAADRYAMDRLKLLCASILVEYLDMENVATTLALADQHNCNRLKEVCIEFMASSDEIDALVETEGYATLKRTCPSILVDALEKRSKYRKTGCQPN from the coding sequence ATGGGCTCCGAACCCAAGAGGACGGAGTCGAGTCACACCACGGAAGAGGAGACGGGTACGCATTTGTTCAAGATTATCGGGTACACCCTCAAGAAGGGCAGAGGCGTCGGCAACTCCATCCGGTCGGGCATCTTCACCGTCGGCGGCTACGATTGGGCCATCCGCTTCTACCCGGACGGATctaccgaggctaccaaagattCTGTGGTCGTCTCGCTTGTGCTCGTGAGCAAGAACGCTGAGGTGCGGGCGTCCTATGACCTGAGTTTTGTTAACCAGACTACAGGGTTGCCAGAAACTGTGTATCGGGAAACCACCTTTAGAGTGTTCAATTCTTGCAATGGAAATTGCTTCACCCCAAGGATCGTCATAAGCAAAAGAAATAAGCTGGAGTGTAAATCAGCTGGCTACATCGTGGACGATTGCCTGAAGATTGAGTGTACTGTCACGGTTGTCAAGGAATCGTGGGTGGAAACCACAGGGGAATTTGAGATCGAAGTGCCGGACACGGACTTACCAGAACATTTTGGAAAATTACTGTCGGAGAAGGAAGGAGCAGATGTCACATTCTGTGTCACATTCTGTGTTGGAGGTGAGACTTTCCCTGCACACAAGATCGTGCTTGCCACACGGTCCCCTGTCTTTAAGGCGCAGCTGTATGGACAGATGAAGGAGAGTAGGGCCCATAACATAACTGTAGACGACATGCAGCCTGATGTTTTCAAGGCCCTGCTGAAATTTATCTATACTGATGAACTGTCATTTGAATGGGATGATCTTCATAATGAGGATGAATATTGTGAGATTGTCAAGCTTTTACTTGTTGCTGCAGATAGATATGCTATGGATAGGTTGAAGTTGTTGTGTGCAAGCATTCTTGTCGAGTATCTTGACATGGAGAATGTGGCCACTACACTGGCTTTAGCTGATCAGCATAACTGCAACCGTCTCAAAGAAGTTTGCATCGAGTTTATGGCCTCTTCAGATGAGATTGATGCTCTGGTGGAAACAGAGGGTTATGCAACTCTCAAAAGAACTTGCCCTTCGATCCTAGTAGATGCACTGGAGAAGAGAAGCAAGTATCGCAAGACAGGTTGCCAACCCAACTGA
- the LOC136468971 gene encoding BTB/POZ and MATH domain-containing protein 1-like translates to MCSRSIATVFRPCNYFVARESKLELPSYGYIQNDRMIIQCDLKIIMDFELCKIKGGFEIQVPPSDVSEHFGRLLLEEEETDVIFSVRGETFPAHKIILATRSSVFKAHLYGKMKETKERCMTVEDMEPNVFEALLNFIYTDALPIFGDDNYIDDDDYSKIIKNLLVAAGSYAMDRLKLLCTSVLVEHIRVETVASTLALADQHNCKNLRDMCIEFMASSDNMRAVVATEGYANVKRTCPYVIVDVLEKTGRCYKM, encoded by the coding sequence ATGTGTTCTAGATCCATCGCGACTGTGTTCCGCCCATGCAATTATTTTGTTGCAAGAGAAAGCAAGCTGGAGCTTCCGTCGTATGGCTACATCCAGAACGACCGCATGATTATTCAATGTGATCTCAAAATCATCATGGATTTCGAGCTGTGCAAAATCAAGGGGGGCTTTGAAATTCAAGTTCCACCCTCAGACGTATCAGAGCATTTTGGTAGGCTATTGTTGGAGGAAGAGGAAACAGATGTGATTTTCAGCGTCAGAGGAGAAACTTTCCCAGCGCACAAGATCATTCTTGCCACGCGGTCCTCCGTGTTCAAGGCACATCTATATGGAAAGATGAAGGAGACCAAGGAGCGGTGCATGACCGTGGAAGACATGGAACCTAATGTTTTTGAGGCCCTATTGAATTTCATCTATACTGATGCTCTGCCTATCTTTGGTGATGACAATTACATCGATGATGACGATTACAGCAAAATCATCAAGAATTTACTTGTGGCTGCAGGTAGCTATGCCATGGACAGGTTGAAGCTGCTGTGCACAAGTGTTCTTGTCGAGCACATTCGTGTGGAGACTGTGGCATCTACACTGGCCTTAGCGGACCAGCATAACTGCAAGAATCTTAGAGACATGTGCATTGAGTTTATGGCCTCTTCAGATAACATGAGAGCTGTTGTGGCCACCGAAGGTTATGCAAATGTCAAAAGAACATGCCCGTATGTCATAGTTGATGTATTGGAGAAGACAGGCAGGTGCTACAAAATGTAA